GTGCGCCAACAAGTGCGACTTCTGCTACGTCCACCAGATGCCGCGCGGCTTTCGCAAGAGCCTCTACATCATGGACGACGACTACCGCCTGTCCTTCCTGTATGGCTCCTTCGTGACGCTCACCAACCTGACGGAAGGCGACATCAACCGCATCCTGGACGAGAATCTCTCGCCGCTGTACGTGTCGGTCCACACCGCCAATCAGGATCTGCGCCAGGACCTGATGAAGTGGTGGAAGCTCAAGGTCAAGGACCCCCAGGCCGTGCAGATTCGCTCCATGATCGAGCGGCTCGAACCCATCGACCTCTACACCCAGATCGTGCTGGTGCCGGGCCGCAACGACGGCGAGCATCTCGATGAGACGGTGGAGTACCTGAGCAGCCGCCCCAACGTCATCTCGGCGGCGGTGGTGCCCATCGGCCTGACCGGGCACCGGAAGAACCTCCCCGACGTGCGGACCTTCACGCGCGAGGAGGCGCAGGACACCTTGGCCCGCCTGAACCGCTGGCGCAGGCAGTTCCTGAATGAACGCGGCACCCGCTTCGTCTTCCCCTCCGACGAGCTGTATCTGCTGGCCGGCGAGCCGCTGCCCAGCGAGGAGGAATACGAGGGCTTCCCGATGCTGGAAAACGGGGTGGGCATGATCCGCGACTTCCTCACGGAAGGCCTGCCCGAGCTTCCTGCCGCCCTCCCGGCCCCCCGCAAGGTGATTCTGGGAACGGGCCTGCTGTTCGCGGAGTCGCTCGACCGCGCCGTGGACCCCCTGCGGCAGATTGAGGGTCTGGAGATCGAGGTGCGTGCCGTGGAGAATCGGACCTTCGGGCGCGTGACCACCGTAGCAGGCCTGCTGACCGGGCGCTGCTTCCGCCATGCGGTGAGGCCCGGCGAGGCCGACCTGCTGATCGTCCCCCCGACCACCCTGCGCTACGGCACCGAGCTGATGCTCGACGACACCAGCCTGACCGAACTGCGGGGAGAGTTCCGGATGGACGTGCGCCCCGGCGGCGCGACGCTGGGCGAACTGGCCCGCGTCCTGCTGGAAGGCGTGCAGAGCAGCGGCCACCAGTGGGGCATGAGCGCCCACGCGGTCAAGGAGCAGCGCGGGCAGGCCTGAACGGCTGGCCGGGAGCAGGCCCCCTCCAGGCAGGCTCAGTCTGAGCAGGCCCCAGTCCACCTGTGCGGTCCACCTGCACCTCGACAAAGTGTAAAAATACTCACCATGTTGAGAGGATTCCGAGACTTCATCCTGCGTGGCAATGTCGTCGACCTGGCGGTCGGTGTGGTGATCGGGGCGGCCTTCGGGGGCGTCGTGACGGCCTTTACCAAGGCTTTTCTCGATCCCCTGGTGAAGCTGGTGACGGGCGGCGCGGTGGCCGGGGCTATCACCCTGCGCGCGGCCAACCCGGCGCAGGGCATCGACGCCATCGTGCTGGACTACGGCAGTTTCATCACGGCGCTGATCAACTTCGTGCTCACGGCGCTGGTGCTGTACCTGTTCGTCGTCACGCCCATGAATACGCTCATGGCCCGCTTCAAGCGCGAGGAAAAACCCGCCGTGGCCGAACCCAGCAACGAGGAAAAGCTGCTGGCCGAGATCCGCGACGAGCTGCGCCGGCGTCCGGGCACGTCCGTTTAATCCTCTTCATCCTGCCTGGGCGGCTCTCTGCGGGACCGCCCTTATGCTGTTCCCCATGAACACCCCTGCCCACTACGCCCGCGCCTTCCAGATGCACCGCGCGGCCCTGCAAGACCTCTACGAGACGCTGCCTGACGAGCAGAGCACCTTTTCTCCCTGGGAGGGCGGCATGAGCTTCATCGGGCTGGCGGACCATCTGGCGGCCAGCAGTCAGCGGTTTCTAGGGCTGCTGGGCAGCGAACCCCCGGCCCCGATTTTGGACACCAGTGGCAGCGCCGACCTCCCCAGCGCCCGCAGCCGCCTCCAGGAGAGCACCGAGAACGCCCTGCTCGCCATCCGCGCCCTGAGCGAGGAGGACATGAACCGCCGCGTGAAGGCCTTCGGCGGGCGCGAGATGCCGGTCGCTGCCCTGCTCGACTTCATGATCCAGCACGAGGCCCACCACAAGGGCCAGGTCTGGATGATGGCGCGCATGGTGGGCGTGCAGCCACCGATGTTTGTGAAGCTGGGGTAGGGGAGCCGTCAGCAAAAAGAAGGAAAGCTCCTGCAAAAGCATCGGCTTTCCTTCCTGACTGCTGACCACTGACGGCTGAAAGCTAATTCACCATCTTCGTCTTGTTCGTCACGAAGTCCATCAGCACGTACTGGCCGATGTTCTGCGGGGTGGTGAAGTAGGCCTTACCGCGGGTCATCTCGGAGACGCGGCGCACGAAGCCGACGAGTTCGGGGTCGCGGGCCAGCATGAATGTGTTGACCTGAATGCCGCTGCGGCGGCAGTTGGCGACCTCGCGCAGGGTGGCCCCCAGCACGTAGGGGTCGAGGCCGTAGGCGTTCTTGTAGATGCGGCCGTCGGGCAGCGTGAGGGCCGAGGGCTTGCCGTCGGTGATCATCACGATCTGCTTCATGTCCTTGTTCTCGCGCTTCAGGAGCTGCTGCGCCAGCCGCAGGCCGCCCGCCGTGTTGGTGTGGTACGGCCCGATCTGGGCCTGCGCGAGCTTGCTGACCGGCACTTCCTCGGCCGAGTCGTGGAACAGCACGAACTTGACCGTGTCGCCGGGGTACTGGGTGCGGATCAGGTGCGCCAGGGCCAGCGCGACCTGCTTGGCGGGGGTAAAGCGGTCC
This genomic window from Deinococcus carri contains:
- the mscL gene encoding large conductance mechanosensitive channel protein MscL, whose protein sequence is MLRGFRDFILRGNVVDLAVGVVIGAAFGGVVTAFTKAFLDPLVKLVTGGAVAGAITLRAANPAQGIDAIVLDYGSFITALINFVLTALVLYLFVVTPMNTLMARFKREEKPAVAEPSNEEKLLAEIRDELRRRPGTSV
- a CDS encoding DUF512 domain-containing protein, coding for MTAVEQLPEQQDQVFPAPIKTVEAGSPAERAGVRPGDLLLRVNGTPVTDVLAYRWRLSQGRATLEISRPVERPSVLSGVLGTAQDHHRLEYDPAAPTFTFDVEWEDPGLDFEEVLFDGIKKCANKCDFCYVHQMPRGFRKSLYIMDDDYRLSFLYGSFVTLTNLTEGDINRILDENLSPLYVSVHTANQDLRQDLMKWWKLKVKDPQAVQIRSMIERLEPIDLYTQIVLVPGRNDGEHLDETVEYLSSRPNVISAAVVPIGLTGHRKNLPDVRTFTREEAQDTLARLNRWRRQFLNERGTRFVFPSDELYLLAGEPLPSEEEYEGFPMLENGVGMIRDFLTEGLPELPAALPAPRKVILGTGLLFAESLDRAVDPLRQIEGLEIEVRAVENRTFGRVTTVAGLLTGRCFRHAVRPGEADLLIVPPTTLRYGTELMLDDTSLTELRGEFRMDVRPGGATLGELARVLLEGVQSSGHQWGMSAHAVKEQRGQA
- a CDS encoding DinB family protein encodes the protein MNTPAHYARAFQMHRAALQDLYETLPDEQSTFSPWEGGMSFIGLADHLAASSQRFLGLLGSEPPAPILDTSGSADLPSARSRLQESTENALLAIRALSEEDMNRRVKAFGGREMPVAALLDFMIQHEAHHKGQVWMMARMVGVQPPMFVKLG